The proteins below are encoded in one region of Leptotrichia sp. oral taxon 218:
- the rplN gene encoding 50S ribosomal protein L14, whose translation MVQQQTILNVADNTGAKKIMVIRVLGGSRRRFGKIGDIVVASVKEAIPNGNVKKGEVVKAVIVRTRKELKRADGSYIKFDDNAAVILNTALEVRGTRIFGPVARELRGKNFMKIVSLAPEVL comes from the coding sequence ATGGTTCAACAACAAACAATACTTAATGTTGCTGATAATACTGGAGCTAAAAAAATTATGGTTATCAGAGTATTAGGTGGTTCAAGAAGAAGATTCGGTAAAATTGGTGATATTGTAGTAGCGTCAGTTAAAGAAGCTATCCCTAATGGAAATGTGAAAAAAGGGGAAGTTGTAAAAGCTGTAATCGTTAGAACAAGAAAAGAATTAAAAAGAGCAGATGGTTCTTATATAAAATTTGATGATAATGCTGCTGTTATTTTAAACACTGCATTAGAAGTTAGAGGAACGAGAATTTTCGGACCTGTGGCAAGAGAATTAAGAGGTAAAAACTTTATGAAAATTGTTTCATTGGCACCAGAAGTACTATAA